ctatataacacaaaaattatatCGTTTGAAAATAGAACATCTGAATTTTATATTagtatattttttgtaatatatgacttgtattaggttggtcaaattgaTGACCTAGGGCTACGCGCACGCCCTCTAAACTGAGAGAGAGGTAGTATTATGATTTAGTCTGCCTGAACAATGTTAACTGCATCGCAGTTTGTTGTGAACATAAAAAACAGCTGGCCAAAACTTTGATTTCTGCCAAACTAGTTGCTTACATGCAAGGCATTTATGGTATATATATTGAACTTTTTATGATTGTGTGGTAGTTCACATGGCTGAAATAATTGCGGAACTTGTTTTTTTTATGATTTAGTTTGCCTTGACTCTGTTGTAAACAGGAACAAAAACAGCTGCCCAAAATTTTGATTTTACTAGTTGATTACATGCTAGGCATTTATGAATTGCTCTTGGATTGTTTGGGTGGTGGAAGTAGCATGCCGTAGGTGCTCTATGCAAAATTATGCTTGTCTTGCCCTCCCCGATAAATAGGCATTTGTATTGCATACTCCATTTTTGCATGAGTATCTGTAGTTCTGTGGAGCAAAATTGATTTTCACAGTTCTTAGAGAAAGGCACACTCTTGGATGGTCTCAGAAACAGTACTCACCTTGCTGTATTAGCAGTTTAAAAGAATGCCAAAACCACATATGTTCAACTAAATCATTTCTACATTCCGAATCTTGATATCATGAATGTGTCATATCTGAGGGAAGACATTACCTATGTAGTCGACCTGGTGAATCTAGCTTTCAAGGATATAAAGCAGTGCAAGGTCACACTCGGCATGCATGGCCAGGGCTTTCGGCGTGCATGTCGTGCGCCTTTTGTTTTCATTTGGGGTTTTGGTGTGTTACCCTTAAAGACCCGCTGACTTCTACATACTTTGTTCTCTCTTCTCTCTTCTATCTTAATGAAAATGACTCCTACATACTTTGTTCTCTCTTCTCTCTTATATCTTAATGAAAACGCAGCGCTCCCGCTGGTTGCCCGAAGAAAAACTTTATATACATGTATAGTGCCCTTGCTTGCCATTTGTCAATGACCACTTGAACTCCTATTTCATCATCTACTTTCCCACACAATTTTCTATCATACATTTCTTTTACTATTGTCTAACCAACCTTGTTTCCTTTTTACCAAAAATTTCAAGTCTTTTGGTCAATTAGGTCTACCTGACGGAGTTGGACACCGAGTTTGCAAATGGAGATCGTGAACCGTCTTCAGCCTTTCGGGTGACAGACAATGTTCAAAATATGAACTTCATGGATTCTCCCAGTAGTTATGTTTGGACTTATCTATGGGAACTGACGACGCTTGTAAATTTTGCCTGTGATGCCCCACCCTTATTCCCATCCAACTTATGATGTCCAATTTAATCTACTATGCAAGCATGTGTAATTTGATGGATTTCTTCCGTTTCTATGATCATATATGCATGTTTAGCTCGTGGCTGTGTTTGACATTAACTTTATGGTTCTCAAGTAATATGGGGTTGTGAGTTGGAGTGGGCACAATCCCTCTCTGGCTGCCAGTTTGCACCGTAGGTTCAGAATTGTGCTATAGCACCAAAGGAGATAATACTACTACATAAGAGGGAGATATTCTTCAACCTTGATCTGACGGCTGAGGAAGGTGATAGTAATTTTATAGGGCCTGGTCACACATTGATGCTTGCCAAATCTGAGGTGGCTATTTAACAAATGTTTTACCTGAACCTAACTTTCAAATGCGTCCATGAGCCAAAATCTCATCATTGATCTTGGTTAGAGAAGTAGGTGTTGATGTTCCATTATTGAGATGTCCTTCAACATCTATCATGAATGATCACTGCCCACTATTTCCGTGTCGAGCAGGTCGTGGTTCGTAACATTTGTTATAATATCATGCAAACCTAGCAAGGATTTGACCAAAGTCCTGCAaacagaggatgaagaagaaaaCAAGCCTGGCAGTCTCATACTCCTGTACCCAAAAGGAACGTGTGCTGCCAATTGAACTGTTCGCCACTTTTAGTTTGACCCTGAGCCACTTGAGGTACTCATCTGAGGTTCATGGCACATGGAACCTTAGTTTTGAGAGTGACAATCaaacgtactccctccgttccaaattactcgttgcagaaatggatgtatctagaactaaaatacatctagatacatccatacctgcgacaagtaattcggaacggagggagtgaCTTGGAGAGGGCCTTATTATTGTCTTTGGACTCTCCCTTCATGTCTGTTAGTCAAACCACTAATGTGATGAAAGATTATATGACGGGCTAACTACTCTGTATCTTTGACTATGACACTGTTAAAACATGAACGCGGATGTGCTAATTTGGTTTTGCctgtcaggataagatgtacttgCTATGAGAGGTTTCTTACAGAGGTAGTAGTAGACACATGAAGATCTTGGGATAACTGGTTCTCTTTCTTGCAGCAAAATACAGGTTCATAGTCAATACATAATCGGGAAATTGCAAAATAAAAATTGTGGATAACTTTTTCTTCTGGCGAAGTTGGGTGTAATGCAGTTAGGTTCATAGTCAACCAACCTGCCTTTTCGCAAATTGTCAATAGAGATCAGGGAGTGAAGTTAGACCTGCTGGCTGCTGCTGATTCTAGTCTTCAGAGAATATTTTGGATTTAATTGGCTATATAATACTCCTCTGTCGGTAGGGCAAACCTCTGACTAACAAGTATCAATATTACATTGTATGTGATATAAAATTGACGATCACTAGGTTCATACTAAAAAGTAAGTGTATCCGTTGGTCAAAGGTTTGTCCAAACAAAATGTAATATGTCatgtattttggaacggagggagtacatcaaTAATCACTTCCATTTCATGCCAGAAAAACATTTGTCAATTTAGTATGCATAGTAAAAAAACAAATGATACTTTGTTCACTAATATACACAATAAAGAATTTCCatataaaaaaggaaaaaaaaacataGGTCATTTGTAGATGTGTAATAAAGAACAATGAGCACTTGTGAATGGAGATTGTAGTGGTCATATTCGCCATAGCATAGTATTGCATACCTAAATACACAGGAGCGACGACACTACAACAGTTCACAAACACTACAAGATTTAACAAAGGCGGTTAGTTGATGGGGGCTGCTGCATCTGGAGTGTCCAGAGCGGCAAAATCTGTCATCGATGAAGGACGACGATGTTTCTCATTGGAAGCAGATACCTAAACTAATTGGATAACTCCAGCTTCCAGGATGATACTAGTGCCCACTCGCCTGCAGCCAACTTTTGTTTTCCTGCACACATGTCAAAGGCTGGTGTCATTGATGCCATCATCTTGAGTTGAACTTGAATATCAGGTACAGGTATTCTCTTCCACAACCTATACTTGCAAACCCTAGGCTTCTGACCATAGGCTATGGCTGAATTACAACACATTCATGCACTTGTAATGAACCACATGTGAATGCGTGGATGTTTGACCGTCTAATGATACAGTCGAAGACGTACCCAGAACAATTTAGTCAAATGATACCAATCATAATGGTGTTAAAATATAAACCTAGAATGTACTTACCATATATTCCTGTGTTCAATCATCTAAACCAATTATTTGTTCCTGTACAATCATTTGCAGCCATGCATGGCAAATTTGGAAATGGATAAGATCCTGGCACTGGTACGCAAACTCATCAGTAGGTCACCTGTTCCTCGGGGTGGAAGGTCCCTGTAATAGGACAACAACGCCTTACAAATCAGAATAGCCTTCTTCAGTAGAGTAGTGCAAACCATTCATCAGTGCTTTGCACTTGATTTTTTTATTCGTCAGGGAAGACATCAGCAAAGATCTTGGCAGATTATGTATTGCAAATGGAACCTACATGAAAAAAGTAGTTGGTGAGAGTTTCAACCCGTTGGAGTGCTAACTCATGACATATACATGTAGAATATTTATCTACTATACTGCATGCTTTTAAGAAGAGTAAAACTTCCCTTCCAATGTGCATTGAGATGATAAACACAATTGCCTTTGTGGCTTTGACTATTCCACATGCTGATTCACATTGACATTTCAGAATTATAAGGAAAAAAATAACAATGTGGTCCTCTAATTTACCCCAACAATGGATGGGGATAGGGTGCAAACAGAGCTATACAAAAAAAATGGCCAACTACAAGACATCAGCAAAGATCTGGGGTGATTATGCATTACATTTACAACCCGCTGGAACCTACAAGAAAAAGCTAGTTGGTGAGAGTTTCAACCCGTTGAGAGTGCTAACTCATGACATATACATGTAGAGTATTTATTTTCTATGCTACAAGCTTTTAAGAAGAGTAAAACTTCCCTTCTAATGTGCATTGAGATGATAAACCCAATGGCCTTTGCGGGTTTGACTGTTCTACATGCTGATTCACAATGATATTTCTGACAAGGAAAAAATAACAATGTGGTTCTCTAATTTACCACAGTAAAAGATGGGGTGGGGATGGTGCAAACAGAACAATACAAAAAATGGCTAACTTTTTTTGCAAGTGTTCATCAAGTAAATAAACAAAATAACACCATAGTCACTCCTTAACTAAAAGGATATATGTGTATATGTGCATAGTGCATTCGGTTTGACATGAGTACATGACACGGCATGAAGAAGCCTAACCAAGGAGTGCCTTAGTTAAAGAACATAGGACTGTTAGATGTAATGACTAATGAGATCATCGAGGACGATAGGCTCAACCAACTTTGACTGGGACAGTGCGATTCGCTATTTAAAAAATCATTGAAACTGAAAACAGAGAATATAATGATCTAACTCTGCAAGTAAAGACAGAGACCAAATTGGAATTAGCAACCCAGACTACTTTAAATGAAGCATTCAAATTTATCTCCAATATGAACCATTTGATATGATCAGACCAGTCCTAAACCCCTAATCAAGTATATAGTTACCAGGCACAGTTTCTGTTTAATCTTTTTATAATCTGCAAAAGTTTTAGAGGGGTCCAGAATACTCTAGACAAATAAGTGAAATAACAATCTAGTTAGACAAATTAACCAATAATGTACTAGATGATACAAGTCCAGCAGTCAAGGGACATCAGAAAACAACATAAACATATGAGCAGAAAGCATTTGTACATTTCCATTGGCCTATATATCTCAGGCCATTATGCTTCTGTCCAGTGGTGTACATACCTGATTCTGCATTTGTTTATGGACCCAAATAACAGGACAGGAGGAAGACAGACAAGGTGACGAGAGCTTCATGGCTGCTTTCTTCTCACGTTGCGTGCATGGATGGATTTCAGAAATATAAAATCTGAACCCACACCTGGTAAAGCACGTGGAATGACGGATACCGCATGAAACCAGACAAAAACAATACCTGGAGTGGGTAGTTACGACTAATCAAGAAGAGACAAGAAAGTGAATTCTCATATTGAGTGTTTTCCCAGTGCTCTCATGTTGTTTCGTGGAGCCCATGGATCAGGAATTTAGGCTCCATTTGTTTAAATTCAAGTTGAAGAGTGATGTGATTATTTTTATCTCCGTGCAATTGTTGGAACTCAGAGCGAACAAGTGACATGATCTGGGCTTCACCATGTTTCAGAACTTGGCGTTGTCCAGCAAACATTGTTCAGCTGTTTGTCCAATCCTGTATCCTGCTGGCACTCTGATGTAGCTTCACTGAATAATCTGAATGCATTATACGCCACTACGCCAGGCTAGCAGCTAGCAGCCACGAAATTTCTTGGCTACCTGTTATATTCCGTGCCTTTGAACACAGATCCTTCACTTGCTTCATTCAGAGTTTCATTTGCCTTTCCATGTTCCCTATCCTGTGCAATTTTCAGTAAGGAAACATAGAGTATGCATAGAAGCCCAACAAATGCAATTTTTCAAGTCAAAGGATACTGAAATTAAGCTCTATCACCCGGTTACCTTCTGTTCCATAAAACCATACAGGCTTCAGATGGAAAGGAAAAAAATATGGACCATCAGTTATTCAAGGGAAACCCTTTTTCGTCATTCAATATCATGATTGTTCAAAAGCAAACAATCTCATGAAACTATTGTTAAACATCTACATCTAACAGAACCAAGCGCAAGGCTACACACATAAAACAACTAGTAGCAGAGGACAAAGGTAGGAGGAAAGAAGCAGGTGAGATTTGTGTCGCCATCACATTGTGGTCATAGTGATTGCCCAAATGGCCAGCATACTCAAGTCAACAGAACCAAGTGCCACACATATTTTATGGTATGGACACAGACAAGACCCCAGCCCAAGACCATGCACATGCAATTGCATGCAGCAACAACAAGCTATCTACCATAAAGTGAACGCAAATGCTAAGGGCATATCAGTCTTTTCCACTTGAATGATTATGTCTAGCATGGTGTTGTTCTTCTAGGAAACATGGATCAGCAAGCCATTATATATAGGAAGGTATGTTCAGGCGAGCAGCAATCCCAAAGACAGGAACACTAAGGTGTGAAGGGGAGGCATATCGTCTCGTCTCCCCCCTCCTGCCGGCATTGACCTATCAGCCCAAGACCATGCACATGCAATTGCATGCAGCAACAACAAGCTATCTACCATAAAGTGAACGCAAATGCTAAGGGCATATCAGTCTTTTCCACTTGAATGATTATGTCTAGCATGGTGTTGTTCTTCTAGGAAACATGGATCAGCAAGCCATTATATATAGGAAGGTATGTTCAGGCGAGCAGCAATCCCAAAGACAGGAACACTAAGGTGTGAAGGGGAGGCATATCGTCTCGTCTCCCCCATCCTGCCGGCATTGACCTATCCTAGTATCCATCAATGGGGAGGCCACCTTCTAGTGATGAGAATGGCCTCAAGAAGGGCCCCTGGACTACTGAAGAAGACGAGAAGCTCATGAGCTACATCCAGAAGCATGGCCATGGAAGCTGGAGAGCCCTACCTCAACTTGCTGGTACTCATACATGATACatcactctctctctctttctctgccTCATGCACATTTCCTTCACTGAGAACCATATTTTCTTGCAGGCCTGAACAGGTGTGGTAAGAGCTGCAGGCTAAGATGGACCAACTACCTGAAGCCAGACATCAAGAGAGGGAAGTTCTCCCAGGAGGAAGAGCAAACCATCCTCCAGCTGCATACCGTCCTTGGCAACAAGTACTAACTGCACCTACATTCCACTGCATAAATCTCACATGAAAAGTTTTAGCTAATATGTATGTAACCGTACCAGGTGGTCGGCTATTGCGAAGCATCTCCCTGGACGGACAGACAACGAGATCAAGAACTTCTGGAACACCCACCTCAGGAAGAAGCTCatcaagatgggcatcgatccgATGACCCACCGTCCGAGAACAGACTTCTTTGCTGCTCTCCCGCAGCTCATTGCACTCGCCAACCTTCGGCAGTTCATCAATCAGCAACCATGGGATGACCACACCGCCGGGCTGCAAGCTCAGACAGCACAGGCTGCCAACCTCCAGTACGTGCAGTCACTGCTTCACTCTGCAGCCTCCATTGCTGCCAGCCCCACTACCAGCAGCAGCCTCAACGGTCTCACCATGGACCTGGAGCAGATCAACTTCTTGAGCCCTCCGCAGATGCTTTCTCCAAGTGTACTTGAGGGTAATGGTGGCATAGACTTAGCAGGGCAGGTGGCTCAGAACCAAATGCCTAGCATTACCTTTGATCACACAATTGGCAACATCAACCCGGGTTCAGATAACCATGTTGAAACCAGTGGGCAGCACCGCAGTGAGGAAGAGAATAACAGCAAGAAAAGGCAGTTTCTCTCTGAAAACTCCCTTCCACCTCTCACTGACATGGCGGCTTCCAACATTTGCAATACCATCAGCACCTCAAACTGCGACGGCGTTAGTAGTCCGTTTCCCAGTTGGTCAGAAATCCTACTTGATGAAGAGCTGCTGAGCGAGTTTGCATGA
This genomic window from Triticum urartu cultivar G1812 unplaced genomic scaffold, Tu2.1 TuUngrouped_contig_6371, whole genome shotgun sequence contains:
- the LOC125530514 gene encoding transcription factor MYB93-like, translated to MGRPPSSDENGLKKGPWTTEEDEKLMSYIQKHGHGSWRALPQLAGLNRCGKSCRLRWTNYLKPDIKRGKFSQEEEQTILQLHTVLGNKWSAIAKHLPGRTDNEIKNFWNTHLRKKLIKMGIDPMTHRPRTDFFAALPQLIALANLRQFINQQPWDDHTAGLQAQTAQAANLQYVQSLLHSAASIAASPTTSSSLNGLTMDLEQINFLSPPQMLSPSVLEGNGGIDLAGQVAQNQMPSITFDHTIGNINPGSDNHVETSGQHRSEEENNSKKRQFLSENSLPPLTDMAASNICNTISTSNCDGVSSPFPSWSEILLDEELLSEFA